One segment of Agrococcus sp. ProA11 DNA contains the following:
- a CDS encoding thiamine-binding protein, translated as MLVAFSVAPSTAGPDGSVHDAVAAAVRVVRESGLPHRTDAMFTTIEGEWDAVFDVVRRATDAVLAVSPRASLVLKADIRPGWTGELDGKVERLEQALEGDA; from the coding sequence ATGCTCGTCGCATTCTCTGTAGCACCGTCCACCGCAGGCCCCGACGGCTCCGTGCACGACGCGGTCGCGGCCGCCGTGCGGGTCGTCCGCGAGAGCGGCCTGCCGCACCGCACGGACGCGATGTTCACCACCATCGAGGGCGAGTGGGACGCGGTGTTCGACGTCGTGCGGCGCGCCACCGACGCGGTGCTCGCCGTCTCGCCGCGCGCATCCCTGGTGCTGAAGGCCGACATCCGCCCCGGCTGGACGGGCGAGCTCGACGGCAAGGTCGAGCGACTCGAGCAAGCCCTGGAGGGGGACGCATGA
- a CDS encoding UPF0182 family protein, which produces MSANAERPTAATTGRQRPSPLLITVLIVAAIIGAFVLFSGFYADILWFDQLGFVQVLQTRWLSIAVMFAIGFVAMAVPLALAIQIAFRSRPVYAQLNSQLDRYQELVEPLRRVVMWAAPAALGLFSGVAAASQWETAQLWLHRRPFGEVDPQFGFDVGFFIFELPFYQQVVGFALAVLFIAGVATLATAYLYGAIRITGREFRISRSARIQLAVIATLYMLVLGVSIWLGQYASLAQSSQGFLETGAGWTEVNASIPAAQILAGIAAVVAIFFIITAIIGRWRVAIVGTALLIAASLVVGVAYPAIMQRFQVDPSARTLEAEYIQRNIDATRSAWGVDEMVETASDARTDAEPGALREDAETTANIRIIDPALVTDAFANLQEYRPYYGFGEQLDVDRYDVEGQTQDTVIAVRELDLSGLDDDSWYNRHIVYTHGYGVVAAYGNQRGPEGQPVFLQSGIPTEGELGEYEPRVYFGESMPDYSIVGAPGTLELDFPRSGDESGNAETTFAGEGGPKLDNLFKRLVYALQFQSEQIILSDAVTDESQILYDRDPRERVAEVAPYLTLDTDTYPSIVDGRLVWVVDGMTTASTYPYSSHRSIAQAIADTTNPTPPIGDVINYVRNSVKAVVDAYDGSVTLYAWDPEDPILQAWNEIYPGTIQPISEMSGELMSHVRYPADMFKMQRSILGNYHVTNPGTFFSGDDQWATPTDPTVGSTQAAAPTQPPYYLTMSVDGQDPAFTLYSTFIPQDGRNVLYGYLSVNADAGGTAGEVADTYGQLTLQMLPKDRSIPGPGQVQNRFDTDDQVSRELNLLRQGASEVRNGNLLTLPVGGGLLYVQPVYLESTGATSYPVLRKILVSFGDDIAFEDTLDEALDALFGGDSGAEAGDSGVDPAAPGDEPGEEPAPEGSLQARLDAAVQAAGAALQERQAAYAENDLVAAAEADERLTAALADAIELSAQIEGDVAPSETAAPETPAETAAPEETTAP; this is translated from the coding sequence GTGTCTGCCAACGCCGAACGACCTACCGCCGCGACCACCGGGAGGCAGCGTCCGTCGCCCCTGCTGATCACGGTCCTGATCGTCGCCGCCATCATCGGGGCCTTCGTGCTCTTCTCCGGCTTCTACGCCGACATCCTCTGGTTCGACCAGCTGGGCTTCGTGCAGGTGCTGCAGACGCGCTGGCTGTCGATCGCGGTGATGTTCGCGATCGGCTTCGTCGCCATGGCCGTGCCGCTCGCGCTCGCGATCCAGATCGCCTTCCGCTCGCGCCCCGTCTACGCGCAGCTCAACTCCCAGCTCGACCGATACCAGGAGCTCGTCGAGCCGCTGCGCAGGGTGGTCATGTGGGCGGCGCCGGCCGCGCTCGGCCTCTTCTCGGGCGTCGCCGCGGCGTCGCAGTGGGAGACGGCCCAGCTGTGGCTGCACCGCCGGCCGTTCGGCGAGGTCGACCCGCAGTTCGGCTTCGACGTCGGCTTCTTCATCTTCGAGCTGCCGTTCTACCAGCAGGTCGTGGGCTTCGCGCTCGCGGTCCTGTTCATCGCCGGCGTCGCCACGCTGGCCACCGCCTACCTCTACGGCGCCATCCGCATCACGGGTCGCGAGTTCCGCATCTCGCGCTCGGCCCGCATCCAGCTCGCCGTCATCGCGACGCTCTACATGCTCGTGCTCGGCGTGTCGATCTGGCTCGGCCAGTACGCGTCGCTCGCGCAGTCCTCGCAGGGCTTCCTCGAGACCGGTGCAGGCTGGACCGAGGTGAACGCCTCGATCCCCGCCGCCCAGATCCTCGCCGGCATCGCGGCGGTGGTCGCGATCTTCTTCATCATCACGGCCATCATTGGTCGCTGGCGCGTCGCCATCGTGGGCACGGCGCTGCTCATCGCCGCCTCGCTGGTCGTGGGCGTCGCCTACCCCGCGATCATGCAGCGCTTCCAGGTCGACCCCAGCGCCAGGACGCTCGAGGCCGAGTACATCCAGCGCAACATCGACGCCACCCGCTCGGCATGGGGCGTGGACGAGATGGTGGAGACGGCCTCGGATGCGCGCACGGACGCGGAGCCCGGCGCGCTGCGCGAGGACGCGGAGACGACCGCGAACATCCGCATCATCGACCCCGCGCTCGTCACCGACGCGTTCGCCAACCTGCAGGAGTACCGCCCCTACTACGGCTTCGGCGAGCAGCTCGACGTCGACCGTTACGACGTCGAGGGGCAGACGCAGGACACCGTCATCGCGGTGCGCGAGCTCGACCTCTCGGGTCTCGACGACGACAGCTGGTACAACCGGCACATCGTCTACACGCACGGCTACGGCGTCGTGGCCGCCTACGGCAACCAGCGCGGGCCCGAGGGTCAGCCGGTGTTCCTGCAGTCCGGCATCCCGACCGAGGGCGAGCTGGGCGAGTACGAGCCGCGGGTGTACTTCGGCGAGTCGATGCCCGACTACTCGATCGTCGGCGCCCCCGGCACGCTCGAGCTCGACTTCCCGCGCTCCGGCGACGAGAGCGGCAACGCCGAGACGACCTTCGCCGGTGAGGGCGGGCCGAAGCTCGACAACCTCTTCAAGCGGCTCGTCTACGCGCTGCAGTTCCAGTCCGAGCAGATCATCCTCTCGGACGCGGTGACCGATGAGTCGCAGATCCTCTACGACCGCGACCCGCGCGAGCGCGTCGCCGAGGTCGCGCCCTACCTGACGCTCGACACCGACACCTACCCGTCGATCGTCGACGGGCGGCTGGTGTGGGTCGTCGACGGCATGACCACGGCCTCGACCTACCCGTACTCCTCGCATCGCTCGATCGCGCAGGCGATCGCCGACACGACGAACCCCACGCCCCCGATCGGCGACGTGATCAACTACGTGCGCAACTCGGTCAAGGCGGTCGTGGACGCCTACGACGGATCGGTCACGCTCTACGCGTGGGATCCGGAGGACCCGATCCTGCAGGCATGGAACGAGATCTACCCGGGCACCATCCAGCCGATCAGCGAGATGTCGGGCGAGCTCATGAGCCATGTGCGCTACCCGGCCGACATGTTCAAGATGCAGCGCTCGATCCTGGGCAACTACCACGTCACCAACCCCGGCACGTTCTTCTCCGGCGACGACCAGTGGGCGACGCCGACCGATCCGACGGTCGGCTCGACGCAGGCGGCCGCTCCCACGCAGCCGCCCTACTACCTGACGATGTCGGTCGACGGGCAGGATCCGGCGTTCACGCTGTACTCGACCTTCATCCCGCAGGACGGCCGCAACGTGCTCTACGGCTATCTGTCGGTGAACGCTGATGCCGGAGGCACGGCCGGCGAGGTCGCCGACACCTATGGGCAGCTGACCCTGCAGATGCTGCCGAAGGACCGGTCGATCCCGGGCCCCGGCCAGGTGCAGAACCGGTTCGACACCGACGACCAGGTCTCCAGGGAGCTCAACCTGCTGCGTCAGGGAGCCTCGGAGGTGCGCAACGGCAACCTGCTGACGCTGCCCGTCGGCGGCGGCCTGCTCTACGTGCAGCCGGTGTACCTCGAGTCGACCGGTGCGACCTCATACCCGGTGCTGCGGAAGATCCTGGTGTCGTTCGGCGATGACATCGCCTTCGAGGACACGCTGGATGAGGCGCTCGACGCCCTGTTCGGCGGCGACTCGGGAGCCGAGGCCGGCGACTCCGGCGTCGATCCGGCCGCACCGGGCGATGAGCCCGGTGAGGAGCCCGCCCCCGAGGGCAGCCTGCAGGCACGCCTCGACGCGGCAGTCCAGGCGGCCGGGGCCGCGCTGCAGGAGCGCCAGGCCGCATACGCCGAGAACGATCTGGTCGCGGCCGCGGAGGCGGATGAGCGTCTGACCGCTGCGCTTGCGGATGCGATCGAGCTCTCGGCGCAGATCGAGGGCGATGTCGCACCGTCGGAGACGGCCGCACCGGAGACGCCGGCCGAGACCGCCGCTCCGGAGGAGACCACCGCGCCCTAG
- a CDS encoding AIM24 family protein produces the protein MRSELFAEANQERQSADRWVKQSSKMLRINVSGGRDVLSAKGAMVAYQGQIEFQHEGAGAGRMLKKLVTGEGTSLMRMRGEGEVFLARDAANVFTVQLENEGLSVNGKSLLAFDPELQWDIRMMRSGNILAGGLFNVEIGGVGTVGISCEGQPLLLDCSQQPTFVDPNAAVCWSAGLNPSVVNSMNMRSMLRGGTGEAFQLAFHGPGFVVVQPSEGRPELSGSNGGAR, from the coding sequence ATGAGATCAGAGCTGTTCGCCGAGGCGAATCAAGAGCGCCAATCGGCCGATCGATGGGTGAAGCAGTCGAGCAAAATGCTGCGGATCAACGTCTCCGGCGGGCGCGACGTGCTCTCGGCCAAGGGCGCGATGGTCGCGTACCAGGGCCAGATCGAGTTCCAGCACGAGGGTGCGGGCGCCGGCCGGATGCTGAAGAAGCTCGTCACCGGTGAGGGCACGTCGCTCATGCGCATGCGCGGCGAGGGCGAGGTCTTCCTGGCCAGGGATGCGGCGAACGTGTTCACCGTGCAGCTCGAGAACGAGGGGCTGTCGGTGAACGGGAAGAGCCTGCTGGCGTTCGACCCGGAGCTGCAGTGGGACATCCGGATGATGCGCAGCGGCAACATCCTCGCCGGCGGCCTCTTCAACGTCGAGATCGGGGGCGTCGGCACCGTCGGCATCTCCTGCGAGGGTCAGCCGCTACTGCTCGACTGCTCGCAGCAGCCGACCTTCGTCGACCCGAACGCGGCCGTGTGCTGGTCGGCGGGGCTAAACCCCAGCGTGGTGAACAGCATGAACATGCGATCGATGCTGCGCGGCGGCACCGGGGAGGCCTTCCAGCTCGCCTTCCACGGTCCCGGCTTCGTCGTCGTGCAGCCGAGCGAGGGGCGGCCGGAGCTCTCCGGCTCGAACGGCGGCGCGCGCTGA